GGCCGCTTCCTCCTGCTTGCCCAGCGCTTACAGCCAGGAGCTTGCTTGAGGAACGAGCTTAGGGAAGGGGCGAGCctggggaaggggccggggaTCGCCTTGAGGAGCGGGCTGGGCGGCGGCGAGCTTCCCCTCACGGCTGCCGGGGCGCCCTCAGGCTGTGGTAAGGGCGGGTGGCCGCGCACAAAATGTccgccccggggctgggcgccTTTCGGCAGCCTTTTGGCTCTCCCGAGGGAAGGGTTCCGTCAATGTGTAATGAGTggattagttttctttttcagggagCTGCTTGGCATGCCGGGTGGTGAGAGAGACGAGGTAGAAGCTGGTGCTTAGCCCCGAACTGTAAGTATTATCTGCAGTCGAGTAGGAAAAGCTGACGTTGTTGCATGTGCTTTTGTTCTGGAGTTTGCGTTGTTCAGGCTTTGTATGGATGGCcccaagcagcagagcagccctgtggtTACTCTGGCACTAAATGAGGCACGTTTAGCCCCTCTGCCGCTTCTGGAACAGCATTAGGGTGAGTTTCAGCTCCACTGTACCCCTACACCTGCATTTAGTGCAGGTTTATAAACAAAttacttcagtttaaaaaaaaaaaaaactcaaggGAGTAGGTTACGTGATATAAAAGCTTATTTCCAAATTGAAACACAGAATATAAGACATAAAATGTGCAAATGAATAGGGATTGCTGAGTTGTATCAGCCTCACTGATAGGGAGACTTGGCTCCAATCACAAGAGCAAGGAAGAACTTAACTGAAAAGGGAACACGGTGCCCTGAagtagaaattaattaaaatagctGAGCTTCTAAAGAGCAAAACAGCTGAAACAGTTAAACAATGACTGAGCATGCACAAagatggaaaggggaaaagtaCACAGTGAAGAAGACTGAGTCTTAATCAAAAAGACCCCAAAGTGTGACTACCAGAGAGGGTACTGCGCATGTGAGAGTAGGAGGGATAGTATGATGGTTAGTTCTGAGAAACCATTAATGTTAAATACTTGCCTTTCTTGGAAATTGTGTGAATATGTATATCTCTAAACTATAAATAAGTACTCACTGTTGTGCttgggtgtgtgtgttttgttgaaTTATCCCCTATGTACCTAGTGCTGTTAATAAAAAATGCCTGCTTTCTTATTCTCCAGAACGAGTCTTGGAAAGTTACAGTacctttttgcatttcatgtGGCACCAAAGGAGGGCATGTTTagcccctctgctgcttctgaaactCCATTAGGGAGAGTTTCAATTCTGCTGTACTCCCACACCTGTGTTTAGTGCAGGTTGATAAATAAATGACttcaattttggaaaaaaaaaaagcacaaggaagAAGGTTCTACCTTGAACAGTTATATGATGCAAAAACTCATTCCCAAATGTAGGCTGTTTAAAACTTAATTGTTGATGTGCAGTGATACTGATAGATCTCTTGGCCTGAATAATATTGATATTAGCATGGAAGGAACCTTCTACTGTATGTCCTGCCTCATGAGGAATTTTGTATTATATGTTCTGCTTAGTTAAGCACTAACAAATCAAAGGAAATGGAGGAAGGGTCGTaacataagaaagaaatgaagaagcgTGCATAACTCAGCTGGCACATCAGCAAAACAACActatttaaggaagaaatagtGAAAAACAGGTTCAGGGTTAATCAACAGACAAGGATGAAGAGGCCGCAACAACCACCATGACCACTGCTTCAATTCATTGAGTCTGTGCAGATGGGAGgaacatacatatataatttcAGTAAACCAGTAGTAATATGTATGACTTCTTCAAGAAATGTAATGAATATGTGAGCCTTGTGATTATAAATTTTTTTGGTCAGCATTGAGAAGGTAAATGCACTTTGGCAGAACAATCCATGTGTGTCTCCAGTGCCACAGCTTTGATAGTAAAGAATGCCCACTTTCTAAGATTTCAAAATAGgtctttttatttgctgcttttatgGTAACAACAGCTGCAATAGAGTTGTGGTATTCGTCACCTTTGTTCTGATAATAGCTTGTAGCTGTATGGGTTGGGGAGGAAATGGAACTTAGTCCTGTGAGTAGTCACAGCTGCTGAAGTTCTGTAACCATTTGTTTTGGCATGCTAATTTTACCTATTACTGCTGGTTTGTATATgtaaaaagcatgtaaaaatcTCCCAAGATAGAGAACTAGAGGTTAGTAAATGACTAGCATGCAGATAAAATTACTCTAGGCTATTGCACAGTGAGGGCAGGTTCCTCTGCTGTGTGTTCCAGTCTATTTTGTATGGATTTATGCAGCTCAAGGGGTGGATTGTATTGCAGATTCAgctgaaaattacttttttcttttggggctAGTCTCCATTTTTGTTGATAGCAGTAAACAAAATGTCGATAGATTGTTAGAGCAGGAAGCCTTAAAGAACAGGGAAATGGCGTTGTTTCTCATGCCAACAGGCCTGGATAAGTTCAAAATTATTATAAACTACAGTGAAGTGAGTGTTTGAGTATGACTTAGATGTGCAGCATCCTTTAAAGTTAAGCTGCTGGCTTACATGCATGTGTACATGTACAGGAGAACTTCATATCCAAGTTTGCTCACAAATTGCTTTAAGTTAACCCTATGAAATGGAGCAGGGGAGGTTTGCCTGCTTAACAGaggattttctttaatttcttgaaTGCTCATTGATTTTAGGACAGGTTGAAACATGACTGATGCAAATGAATCCCAGGCTTCTGTTTCTGATTACCCTGATGCCCAAGATCTAATATGCActcaacagaaagaaatagataTGTTAAATGAGCACGCAACAAATAAACACAGGAAACGTTCACGCTCAAGGCAGAAGGATGCCATTCCTGAGGAGTCTTCAGTTGAGGTCATCCTGGACAGCAGTGATTCAGAAATGTGAGTTTTTATTGCTAGTTGGAGAACTTTTTATGCACAAAACCTGCACGATACATCATAAATGTACGCATTCTGTTGAAAGTAAATGTTTCTTTGGTGACCTTTCTGCTTCTAGTGGCAGTGAGTACCACACCAAGTGCTCCATTGCACcttcaaagcaaaaaaggaaatcagGACCTTCAAGGCAACAAGTGGAAGCTGTTGTAACAGTGCCTGATGATGAAAGTTCAGATTCTTCTCCGTCTCCTCCGAGTCCAGTGAAACTACCTGAAAGctccaaagagaagaaatccaAGCTTAATTTGAAAGCCATTTTTGCCTATCACTTCAGGGGAAGGAAGTTTAAAACTGCTGCACACAGAAATTTTCGGAGTACATCAAGGAAGAGGAAGACTGAGACGGAGACAAAGACAAGGCATGAGCGCACATACATGCCTACTGGGAGGCCACCACTGACAGCCTCACCacaagagcaaaagaaaaggcttcTACATCGGGGTTTTGAATTCCCTTTTGTTGAAAAACATTATGGGACAAAACATATTCCCTTAAAGATGGTTCTTGACTATGAGGTGAGTCCTGTTTTACtggagaaatgttttaattttgaatttattttaaaaacagtgaatgTAAAttggttattttctgtttctacccGATGTGCTACGTAGAGTGAAACaaacatggttttatttttgttacgCAGGacacttgctgttttctgtttaataccttgaagaaaagcacagctgaaataagGGTGTCAATTTAATACTGCAATTTGGTTGATActataaatactttatttctttgctttattgtagtggtatttttaaaattttgcccaatgtgtttttttctttagcaagcAGCTACAAAGGGATACTTACGGTATATTGAAATGCTCAAATATGAAGAACACCTCAAAAAGGCTTTAAAAGCACTTCAAGCTAGTGAAGACTTAGAAAGAGAATGTCTGGCAGTACGGAAACACAAGTATTTAGATGATGAAGGTCCCATTTCCCCTATCCAGGAGATGAAGTAAGTTCATCTTATATTTTTAGGGAGTAAAAAGCTTGCTGTTTTGTTCTAAACTAAAACACAAAGTTGAGTATACGGCATCAATGTTGTTATCAACGTGTAGATGCATGACTTTGGTTGGTGAAATGAATAGGTACTCCTGTAAGTCAGTAACACACTTGGTGGTTTGACGCTGATGAACAGCTGAGCCACCACTATGGCATGGTAACAGCTCGTGTGTTAAaacaaggacagggagatcactcaccgGTTACTATCACACGCAaaactcagcatagggagattaatgtaatttatttcctattgctaacaagctagaggagtgagaaactgaaaaaatgaactaaaaccTCCTCaccccccatccaccctcttccgCCTCCTCACCctgagcggcgcaggggaacggcGAATGGGGGCAAGACCAAGCCCCTGGTATTTGTTGCTGAACCTGATGTTACACAGTATGAAATAAGCCTTTGGTCAGTCAGTTCAGGTGGGCTCTCTTGCTCTGTCTGCCTCCTATTTCTTGCTCACCTGAAGGCCGGCTTgcttgggggtggggtgggtggaACAGAATGAGGAAAGGGCAAGTTGTGAAGCTGTCcaagcactgttcagcaacaGACAGAAAACTTGCAATCACAAATCCAAACCAGAGCACCTTATGGGCTGCCGCAAAGAAGCTACCCCAGCCAGATCCAGGACAGTCTGCTACACTTAGAGCTGAACAATTCAGGAGGAAGAACAGTTGTCTTCAATAATGTGTGTTTTTGTGACCAAGCTGTAGGTGTATTGAGCTCAAATCTACCCTTTTTGTTAACCTATATCAACATTATGCAATCTAAATGTGATTGactgaaatctgtattttggggaaatatttcctgaaatattttcctgaatgaaatatttcctgttcttctcaaatattcaaaaaaataaagtggagCATTTTATGGTATAAAAGGTGTATCGTAGGTTTTCGTGATCAAAACAGTTTATTTACACACAATAAGTGGATCAAAAAGTCAGCAAGATGACATAGTTTTGTAAGTATACATAGCACCTTAAAACTGGGAAGCTAGAAGGTAGTGTAAAAGTACAAGCCTGTTCAGGTATTGCTCACCTATTTATCGCTCAAGCTGGTAATTCTTGTGTGTTGAAGTATTAGGGTGAGCCCCTAAAGTAGGTAATGGTAATTAGTATGCTGTTTTctacagaagagcagaaaaaggtCTGCAG
This genomic window from Cygnus olor isolate bCygOlo1 chromosome 1, bCygOlo1.pri.v2, whole genome shotgun sequence contains:
- the TAF1D gene encoding TATA box-binding protein-associated factor RNA polymerase I subunit D isoform X2: MSTQQINTGNVHAQGRRMPFLRSLQLRSSWTAVIQKCEFLLLVGELFMHKTCTIHHKCTHSVESKCFFGDLSASSGSEYHTKCSIAPSKQKRKSGPSRQQVEAVVTVPDDESSDSSPSPPSPVKLPESSKEKKSKLNLKAIFAYHFRGRKFKTAAHRNFRSTSRKRKTETETKTRHERTYMPTGRPPLTASPQEQKKRLLHRGFEFPFVEKHYGTKHIPLKMVLDYEQAATKGYLRYIEMLKYEEHLKKALKALQASEDLERECLAVRKHKYLDDEGPISPIQEMNDDNSLGADNQDDFDVRVVDNSCFILSSRLPNKKKSKTETKRAKSTGVVEVEKKGRAAAKSGLQRGSLQ
- the TAF1D gene encoding TATA box-binding protein-associated factor RNA polymerase I subunit D isoform X3, whose amino-acid sequence is MTDANESQASVSDYPDAQDLICTQQKEIDMLNEHATNKHRKRSRSRQKDAIPEESSVEVILDSSDSEIGSEYHTKCSIAPSKQKRKSGPSRQQVEAVVTVPDDESSDSSPSPPSPVKLPESSKEKKSKLNLKAIFAYHFRGRKFKTAAHRNFRSTSRKRKTETETKTRHERTYMPTGRPPLTASPQEQKKRLLHRGFEFPFVEKHYGTKHIPLKMVLDYEQAATKGYLRYIEMLKYEEHLKKALKALQASEDLERECLAVRKHKYLDDEGPISPIQEMNDDNSLGADNQDDFDVRVVQTSQ
- the TAF1D gene encoding TATA box-binding protein-associated factor RNA polymerase I subunit D isoform X1, which gives rise to MTDANESQASVSDYPDAQDLICTQQKEIDMLNEHATNKHRKRSRSRQKDAIPEESSVEVILDSSDSEIGSEYHTKCSIAPSKQKRKSGPSRQQVEAVVTVPDDESSDSSPSPPSPVKLPESSKEKKSKLNLKAIFAYHFRGRKFKTAAHRNFRSTSRKRKTETETKTRHERTYMPTGRPPLTASPQEQKKRLLHRGFEFPFVEKHYGTKHIPLKMVLDYEQAATKGYLRYIEMLKYEEHLKKALKALQASEDLERECLAVRKHKYLDDEGPISPIQEMNDDNSLGADNQDDFDVRVVDNSCFILSSRLPNKKKSKTETKRAKSTGVVEVEKKGRAAAKSGLQRGSLQ